The genomic segment CTCGTGCGCAGCGCGACGAGTATCGATGCCGGATATTCCGGCAAGCCGATGCAGCAACTTGTATTTTACGCTATCGGATTTGTTCTCATTTTGCTGACGACCTTGTTCAATTACCGGCTGCTCCTGAAGACGTGGTTCGTCTGGTACGGACTCGGACTCGTATTGCTGGTTGCCGTGTATTTGTTTGCGACTCCGGTCAACGGTGCTAAGAGCTGGTTTGAGCTGCCGGGCAACATTCAGTTCCAGCCCGCAGAGGTTGTGAAAATTTTCCTTATTCTCACCGTTGCTTGGCTCATGGGACGCAGGCAGGGCGATCCGTTATCGATGCGCAAGGACGTGCTGCTCATCGCGGCCGTCTCTTTTGTTCCGTTTCTGCTAGTCATGATTCAGCCCGATCTCGGCAACGCGACCATCTATATTTTTATCGTGCTCGGTATGCTCTGGATCGGCAACGTGCGTTATTCGTACGTCCTCATCGGCCTTGCCGCCGTCGTAGGCGGAGTTTTGCTATTTTATACGCTGTTTAATTCGTACAACCAAGAGATCAAGACCTACTTGGAAGGCCACGACAAAGGCCACTGGTATCAGCGGATCAACACGTACATCCATCCCGAAGAAGCGTCCGCGGACGCAAGGCGCCAGACCGAATACGCCAAAATCGCCATCGGTTCGGGCGGGCTGGCCGGGGACGGGTACATGCAGGGCGAGTCCAAAAACCGCAAATTTATCCCTTACACGTATTCGGACTCGATCTTCGTGGTCGTCGGGGAAGAATTCGGCTTTCAGGGCGCGGCGGTGCTGCTGCTCCTGTATTTCGTTTTTATCTATCGGATGATTATAATCGCATACCAGTGTATCGATATTAAAGGCTCGTTCGTCATTATCGGTATCGCCTCCATGCTGGTGTTCCAGATTTTCCAGAACGTCGGCATGATGATCGGGCTGATGCCACTGACGGGCATCACGCTTCCGTTCGTCAGTTACGGCGGCACGTCGCTCTTGCTCAACATGCTGTCCATCGGACTTGTATTCAGCATCAGGGCGCATCAAGAGAAATACACGCTCGAAGATTAAATATGTTTTGCCGTACAGCCGTCCCGTCGCGTCTTCTTCCAAGGCGCGGGGACGGCTGTTTGCGTCCGCAGAGGTCTATGAGGTCTATTCCTTGTCCTGCAGCCATAAGGTGTTAGAAGTAGAGGACAAGGAGGGCTCGGCATGGCGAAAAAACCGGACAAGCGGGAGGCGGGACGAGCGGGAATAGCCGCGGGGGACGCGGGTTCCGGAGGCGGCGCGCCGTCGGCGCCGTACGCGTACAGGCCGTATTCGCCGGAGGAGCTGGAGGCCGATCCCGAGCTGTGGTGGAAGGAAAGGCAGCGTCAGCTGCGGATGAGCGCGGCCTGGAGCCCGATCGTCAAGACGAGACGGCGCGCCGAAAACGACGGAATCGTCGCGGGCGCCGGCCCGATCGGCAGCTTGCGTTCGAGCGGAGAGAAGACGCTGGGGGATCTGCCCGCAGCGGGAGCCGGTATTCGTAACGAGCGCAACGCCGGAGCCTCCGTTTTCGCCGGGGGAGCCGCGGGCGCATCGGGGGTGTACGATAGCGGCGGAACCGCGGGGGGCCCTGCCGGCGGATCGGTTGGAGGATCTGCGAGCGGCACGGCCGGTGCTGCCGTCGGAGGCGGAGGTTTATACGGAGGGAGCGTACCGATCGCTCCCTGGTACAACGATGCGGCAGGTCCGGGCGCCGGAAGGCCTCCCGGCCGCGGCTACGAGAATCAAGGGATGCTTGCGCGACTGCGGCGGGGATTCGTCATGCGCGCGGCTGTTGCCCTTCTGTTATACGGTGCCGCCTGGGGCTGGCTAAAGTGGGATTTGCCGGGCCGCGGAGAAGCCGAAGCGTGGATGACGCTCGCGGTGACACAGGACATGAATTTCTCCGCCGCCGAAGCCTGGTACGGCCGCGCGTTCGGCGATTCGCCATCCTTCTTGCCGGTTTTCCGCCACGGCGCGAGCGACGCCGAGGAAGTGACGGCAGAGTGGGATGGCCAGGCGACGGTCGTACCCGTTCAAGGACGCGTTGCGGAGACTTTTAAGCAAAACGGCAGCGGCGTGAGGATCGAGGCGGATCCGGGCAGCGCGGTGAATGCGGTTCACAGCGGCAGGGTCATCCAGGTAACGACTTCCTCCCAGGGAGATGCGACTGTTCTCATACAGCATGCGGGACGGATCGTCACTGTCTACGGGGGCGTAAGTGCGGTGTCGGTGCGCGCAGACGACTGGGTCGAGGCGGGAGGCAAGCTCGGCGTATTGGGACAGGCGGCGGACGGCGCGGGCGCTCGTACCCTCTATTTTGCGATTCGCCTTGGCGACAGGTCGCTCGATCCGCAGGAAGTGATTCCTTTTGATTAAACTCGGGGGAATCGTCTTCAGGTTCCACCCGCTCTTCGTGCTTCTTATGCTGCTCTCCGTGCTCACCGGCCGCTTTCAGGAGATGATCGCGCTCTTTTTTATCGTCCTGCTGCACGAGCTTGCCCATCTTTGGACTGCGCTCCGTTTCAATTGGAAGGTGCGCGAGGTTAAGCTGCTGCCGTTCGGAGGCGTTGTCGAGACGGAGGAAGCGGGTTCGGTGCCGGTGCGGGAGGAGGCGCTTGTCGCTGCGGCGGGTCCCGCATACAACGCGCTGCTGTCGCTGGCGGCCTGGGGACTGGGACATTTCGGGCTGATCGATCAAGCCTGGGCCGATGATTTTGCCAGGGCGAGCGGATTGATCGCCGCGTTTAATCTGCTGCCGGTGCTGCCGCTGGATGGCGGCAGGCTGCTGCAGTGCTGGTTTTGCCTTCATTTTCCCTACCATCGCACGCTCGTATGGAGCGTCCGCATCAGCCTGCTTTTCAGCGCGGCCGTCATTCTCGGCGCTTTGTGCCCGCCGCTTTACGGCGGTCTTGTCCATCTTAATTTACTTGCGATCGGCTTGTTTCTGTTCGCCTCGAACTGGACTTATATGCGGAATCTGCCGTTCGTCTTTCTGCGCTTTCTCGTCCGGCGGGCGGAACGCTCCTCGAGCCGGATCGATTCGGGGACGCTGGCGCAGCCGATCGTCGTATCGCGTCACCGCCAGCTTTCCCACGTCGTCCGTTTGCTCATGAAGGAGCGCTATCATCTCGTCTATATGATGGATCACGGGAAAATCTCGCGCGTCCTGCCCGAGGGACAGGTCATCGACGGCTTTTTGGGCAGCTTGACGGAAGGGAATGCGGATTTTCGCTTTTTCATGTAGAATGGGTTAAAACGGCTATCGCTCGCAGCCCGGCAGCGCTCGCTCCGGGACAAGCGGGGACCGTTCGCCCAGGAGGTAGGCATGAAGCAGCTCTTCGTTCACTGCACGCGCAACGTGACTCAGTCCTCGCTTCTCGAAGACGGCGTGCTGACCGAATTCAGCGTCGAGCGCTCGGAAGGCACCTCTTTGGTCGGGAACATTTATTTGGGACGCATCGTTAATGTCCTGCCCGGCATGCAGGCTGCGTTCGTCGACATCGGGCTCCCCAAGAACGCCTTCCTGTACGTGGACGACGTGCTTCATCCTCATCTGGATCGCCAGCCGAAGACCAAGCCGTCCATCGCCGAGCTTCTGAAGCCGGGCGACAGGCGCGTCGTTCAGATTATGAAGGAGCCGCTCGGAGGCAAAGGCGCGCGGATCACGACGCACTACTCGCTGCCGGGGCGGTGCCTTGTCTATATGCCGTACGCCGACTACGTCGGCGTCTCCAAAAAGATCGAACAGGAACACGAGCGCGCCAGGCTCAAGGGACTCGCCGAGGAGCTGCGGGAGGCCGGAGAAGGCCTCATCCTGCGTACCAATGCGGAGGGCGAGTCCCGGGAATCGCTCGCGCGGGATCTGGAGGGACTTCGCAACGTGTGGCGCCATATATCGGAGCGGGGAGCGACGGCCGAGGCGCCGGCGGAGCTGCACCGGGATTTCGGGCTCGTGCAGCGGACGGTAAGAGATGTCTTCAAGCCCGATATGGAGGCGCTGATCGTCGATGACGAGCGCGCATACAGAGATGCGCGGGCGTATCTGCGCCAAGCGGCGCCGCATCTTGAGCAGCGCGTCAGGCTGCATGCCGAACCTCAGACGCTGTACGAGCATTTCGGGATCAAGGCGCAGATCGATCAGGCCTTCCAGCGACGCGTGGCGCTGCGCAGCGGCGGTTATCTGGTTATCGACCCTACGGAGGCATTGACCGTCATCGACGTCAACACCGGCAGGTACACGGGGGCGATCGACCTGGAGGAGACGGTCTTCCAGACGAATCTCGAGGCTGCCGCCGAGATCGCGAGACTGCTCCGCCTGAGGGACATCGGCGGCATCGTCATCGTCGATTTCATCGATATGACGGACGAGGAGCATCGCAAGCGGGTGGTCGACCGGATCGAGGAGACGATGCGGCTCGACCGGACCAAATGCCAGGTCGTTGGCTGGACAAGGCTTGGTTTGCTGGAGATTACGAGAAAGAAGACCCGCGCGGATCTGATGAGTTATTTTTACGAGACATGCATCGCCTGCAAAGGAACGGGCAGAACGTACGTGCGTTGAGGCGAACCATAAACAGGTTGCCACAGGCGTACGCTTGTGGTAGAATACTCTAGTGCGTGCAATGGGCTCCTGTCAATTGCAAGCTACAACCGCACTCCAAAGGGTATCGAAGACCGGACGCACGAGCGGCCGGCACCCCATGAGGCGAGTCTTAGAATGAGGGAGGTGCACACATGTACGCGATTATCGAGACTGGCGGCAAGCAATACAAGGTTCAAGCCGGCGACGTCATCTTCGTGGAGAAGCTCTCCGCAGGCGAAGGCGACAGCGTTACGTTTGACAAGGTTCTGGCCGTATCCAGCGACAAGGGCTTCGTTACCGGAGCTCCGCTTCTGTCCGGCGCAAGCGTGACGGGCAAGGTTGAGAAGCACGTCAAGGGCGAGAAGATCATCGTCTTCCACTATAAACCGAAGAAGAACGAACGCAAGAAGCAAGGCCATCGCCAACCGTACACCAAGGTGACGATCGAGAGCATTCAGGCTTAAGAGGCGCAGGATGATCAAGATCGACATTCGCCGCGACGAGCGGCAGCGGATCAAGTCCTTCGAAGTGTCCGGTCATGCGGGATACGACGATCCGGGTAAGGATATCGTATGCGCTGGCGTGTCGGCCGTTACGGTCGGGGCGGTCAACGCTATCGAGCGCCTGACCGGCATCGTGCCGAAGGCGAAGGTGAAGTCGGGCTTTCTCTCCGCGGATATGCCTCCCGAGGGCGTCGATTCCGAACGGGTCCAGCTTCTGCTGGAAGGGATGGTCGTCGCGCTCGAGGACATCGCCGAGGAATATGCGAAGCACGTTCGGCTCAAGCAATAATTAAGCACAGAAGGAGGTTGACACCATGTTGAAGCTCAATCTTCAGCTCTTCGCTTCGAAGAAGGGCGTAGGTTCCACGAAGAACGGACGCGATAGCCAATCCAAGCGTCTGGGCGCGAAGCGCGCTGACGGCCAAGCCGTTACGGGCGGCACGATCCTCGTACGCCAACGCGGCACGAAGATTCACCCGGGCAACAACGTCGGCATTGGCAAGGACGATACGCTGTTCGCTCTTGTCGAAGGCGTCGTGAAGTTCGAGCGCTGGGGACGCGATCGCAAGAAAGTTAGCGTCTATCCGGCTCCGGTGGCGCCTGTCGCCGCCGCACTTGAATAATCGACATCCAGAACCCCGGCCGCGCGTAGTGGCCGGGGTTTTTGCGTAGACGCACACGAATACATCTTCTGCCATTCAGAAGGCAGCCTGCGTCGGCTGTATCCAAAGCGGGGAAAAGTAATGATGCCCAGACAAAAAATCGACGGCTTAATGCTTGCGGCTGCGACGCTCCTGGTCCCGGCTTGTGCGGTCGTGGCGTGGCGGGATCAGTGGTGGCCGATCGTGCTCTTTCTCGTTTGGGCGTTCGCCGCTGCCTTGGTCGCAGGCATTGCCTGTCGGCGTGCCTACAGGCGGGAGACGGACAGACTGGCAGAGCGCGCCTCGAGAGACATCGTCAAGTCGCGCCAGGACCTTGTGGGTACGCTGAGCCACCATCGTCACGACTGGATGAACGAGCTGCAAATTTTATACGGATACCTGCGCATGCAAAAAATCGATAAGGCGATCGCGGTCGTGGACAGAATAAAGGAAGACATGGAGCGCGACAGCCGCATATCGCGTCTCGGAAGTCCGGAGCTGTCCGCGTACCTGCTCTCCTTTCGGACGTTCTGCGATACGATGACGCTGGATGCCCGCGTAGACGAGCATCTGCAGGCGTCCTGCGTCGTATCGGCGGGTCCGGAGCGCGTCATGCGGGCGGCGATCGGACTGATCAATGCCTACCGGGTCCGCGCGTCGGCCGCTACGGCCGAGGAGAACATGCTCCGCATCGTCTTCTTGGAGGCAAGCGGCGAGCTGCGTATCGCAACGATTTATGAAGGCGCCTGGTCCGCCTGGAGCAGCCTGCGCGAGGACGTATCGCAGTCGCTGCCGGACGGGGCGCGGCTGTCCGCGCCGGTTGAAGGGGACGAGGAAGACGATGCGCGCAAGCTGACGGTCGTCGTGCCGTTCGATTGAATGCTATTTCAGATTGCCTGCTCATCGAAGCGGAAACGAGAGTGATCACAACATGTTTGTAGACAAGGCGAAAATTTATGTCAAAGGCGGGGACGGCGGCGACGGGCTCGTCGCATTCCGCAGGGAGCTGTACGTGCCCGAAGGCGGGCCCGCGGGCGGGGACGGCGGGGACGGCGGCGACGTCGTGTTCCAGGTCGACGAAGGACTCCGTACGCTTATGGACTTCCGGTACCAAAAACACTTTAAGGCCACGCGCGGCGAAAAAGGCCGCAACAAGTCCCAGCACGGCGCCAACGCCGACGACATGATCGTGCGCGTGCCTCCGGGTACGGTCGTTTACGACGACGACACGGGCGAGATGATCGCCGACCTGACGCAGCACGGCCAGGCGGTTGTCATCGCCAAGGGCGGCCGTGGCGGCAGAGGCAATACGCGCTTCAAGAGTTCCGTCAACACGGCGCCGGCCATCGCCGAAAACGGCGAAGAAGGCAAGGAGCGTTGGGTGACGCTGGAACTGAAGGTCATGGCGGACGTCGGTCTCGTCGGATTTCCGAGCGTGGGCAAATCTACGCTCCTGTCGGTCGTATCGGGCGCGCGTCCGAAGATCGGCGCGTATCACTTCACGACGCTGACGCCGAACCTCGGCGTCGTCGAGCTTGGCGACGACAGCAGCTTCGTCATGGCCGATTTGCCCGGTCTGATCGAAGGCGCGCATGCGGGCGTCGGGCTCGGCCACGAGTTTCTGCGGCATGTGGAGCGGACTCGCGTTATCGTGCATGTCGTAGATATGTCCGGGCTCGAAGGGCGCGATCCTTTTGAAGACTGGGTCAAGATCAACGAAGAGCTCAAGCTTTACAATCTTAAGCTGACCGAGCGACCGCAGATCGTCGCGGCGAACAAGATGGACATGCCCGAATCCGAAGAGAACCTGGCGGCGTTCAAGGCCAAGCTCGCGGAAGTTCGTTCCGATATCGAAGTGTATCCGATCTCCTCGCTCACGCGAGCCGGCGTGCCGGAGCTTCTGTACAAGACGGCCGAAGTGCTGGCAACGGCACCGGATCCGGCGGAGTTGGCCGCGCAGGAGGCAAGAGAGGCAGAAGAGGCAGAAGGCGTCGTCTACCGGCTGGAACACCGGGAGGAAGTGCACGACTATACGATCTCCCGGGACAACGAGACGTTCGTCGTCGAAGGCGAATCGATCGAGCGCCTGCTAAGGCGGACGCAGTTCGGCTCGTACGAAGCGGTCATGCGCTTCGCGCGCATCATGCGCAAGATCGGACTGGACGCGGATCTGCGCAAGCGCGGAGCCAAAAACGGCAATATCATTCGGATCGGCGACTTCGAGTTCGAGTTTTTCGAAGGCGGCGAGGAAGAGTACTTGTACGAAGACGAATAAGCGCTTGGCGGCCGCTTGGAAGCGACTGGCACGGAGCCTTATCGCCAGCCGGCGTTAGCGCGGCGGGAGATAAGGCTTTTTTTATGCCATTCAACTATTGCCGCCCCGGTGCCGATCGGATATAATGTCCACTATACACAAACATGCGTCTTTCCTAGGAGGACGGGGAATGGCGGAGCAATATTACGCGGTTCGCGAGGATCTGCTGCCCGAAGGCATGCGCAAGGCCGAGCAGGCGAAGGCGATGCTGCGGCGCGGCGAAGCGGCGACGATTAATGAAGCGGCCGAGCGGGCTGGCATTAGCCGGAGTGCTTTTTACAAGTACAAAGACGGCGTATATCCGCTCGACCAGACTGCGCGGGAGTCGATCGCGACGCTGTCGATCGATCTGGAGCATCGGTCGGGGATTCTGTCCCGGATGCTGGCGCTGCTTGCGGACAGCGGGGGCAACGTGCTTACGATCACGCAGTCGATCCCGCTGCAAGGCTTGGCGAACGTCGTCGTAACGATCGATGCGGCGCAAATGACCGGCGGCATCGGCGAATTGGTCGAGCGGCTGAAGGCGCTGGACGGCGTTCGGCGCGCGTCCGTCGTCGGCCGCAGTTGACCAAAGCGGTGCAGCCTATGCGTAATAAGAACTCGCAGAGCATGAAGCGGAGGAGAAGAGCTATGAAGCCGGTAAAAGTTGGATTGATGGGATTGGGCACCGTAGGCACCGGCGTCGTCCGAATCGTGGAGGGCCATCAGGCGGATCTTCAGAGCCAGGTTGCCTCGCCGATCGAGATCGCGAAGATTCTGGTCAAGGATGCGTCCAAGTCGCGCAGCGTGGCCATCGATGCGTCGAAGCTGACCGAGGATCCGTGGGAGCTCGTACGCGACGAGGAGATCGACATCATCGTCGAAGTTATGGGCGGCGTTGGCGCCACCAAGGAGCTGCTGCTCGAGGCGCTGGAGCGGGGCAAGCATATCGTCACCGCCAACAAGGATCTGATGGCGCTTCACGGTCAGGAGATTCTGGCTAAGGCCAAGGAGAAGGGCTGCGACGTGTTTTACGAAGCGAGCGTGGCCGGCGGCATCCCGATTATCCGGACGCTCATCGAAGGCTTTTCTTCGGACCGGATTACGAAAATCATGGGCATCGTCAATGGGACGACCAATTATATTTTGACCAAGATGAGTCAAGAGGGCGCCGACTATCAGGACGTTCTGAAGGAAGCGCAGGCGCTCGGCTATGCGGAGGCCGATCCGACTTCCGACGTCGAAGGACTCGACGCCGCGCGCAAGATGACGATCTTGTCTACGCTCGGCTTCCGAGCGAACGTGGCGCTGGAGGACGTGGACGTGCGAGGCATCAGCGCCGTCACGCAGGAGGACATCCGTTACGCGCATCAGCTCGGCTGCGAGATCAAGCTGCTCGGCATCGCCGAGCGGCAGGACGATTATATCAGCGTCAGCGTGCAGCCGACGCTCGTGCGTCGCAGCCATCCGATCGCCTCCGTCAACGGCGTGTTCAACGCCGTCTACGTGCACGGCGAAGCGGTGGGCGAGACGATGTTCTACGGACCTGGCGCCGGCGAGATGCCGACCGCGACATCTATCGTGGCGGATCTCGTGGCCGTCGTCAAGAACATGAAGCTCGGCGTCAACGGACGGCAAGCCTCCCTTTCTTACAAGGAAAAGAAGCTTAAGACCGACGAGCAAATCGCTTCGAAGTACTTTATGCTGCTGCATGTCGAAGACCGGGCGGGCGTATTGATGCAGATCGCGCAGGTTTTCTCGAAGTTCGACGTCAGCATCGAATCCGTCATGCAGCCCGTCACGCCTGACCAGCAGGGCGCGCAGCTGATTATTTCTACGCACGCCGCAGACAAGGCTTCGATGAAGGCCGTGCAAAAGGCATTCGAAGAGCTGCCTGCGGTCAAGACGATCAAGAGCGTCTATCGCGTAGAGGGCTGATCAAGCGGCTGCGGCACTGAATCGGGGAGAGGGGAAAGAAGTACAATGACGGAAAAGGCAACACGTCCCGCGGCCGACCGCGTCGTCGTCCGCGTACCCGCAAGCACCGCGAATCTCGGACCGGGCTTCGACAGCTTGGGCATGGCGCTGTCGCTTTACGCCTGGGTCGATCTGGCGCCGGCGGAGCGGACTGTCGTGACGCTGCACGGCGATCATCTTGAAGGCGTCGCGCGGGACAAGAGCAATCTGATCTACGAGGTCGCGCAGTCTGTATTCGCCAAGGCGGGCGTCGAGCTTCCGGAGCTGGCGATCGGCATTCGCAGCGACATCCCGCTGACGCGCGGCCTTGGCAGCAGCGCGTCGGCAATCGTCGGCGCGCTGGTGGCGGCCAATGCACTGATCGGCGAGCGGCTGACGCAAGACGAGCTGTTCCAGATGGCGACGGCTCTCGAGAAGCATCCGGACAACGTCGGCGCTTCGATCTATGGAGGCATGATTGCAGCGGCATGGGACGGGCATCGGGCCGAAGCGGTTCGTTTCGACCCGCCCGCAGCTTTGCGCTTCCTGGCGGCGATTCCGGCATTCGAGCTGGCGACCAAGTCCGCTCGCGGCGTGCTGCCCCGGCAGGTGGCGCGGGAAGACGCGGTATTCAACGTGGCGCACAGTTCGCTGCTGACGGCGGCGCTCGCAACGGGCAGGCTCGACGTGCTGCGCCATGCCTTGCGGGACAAGCTGCACCAGCCATACCGTGCGCCGCTCATTCCGGGCATGGAGCGCGTGCTGCGCGAAGCGCCCGAGCATGGCGCGCTCGGCGCGGTGCTGTCAGGCGCGGGGCCGACGCTGCTCGCGCTTGCCGAAGCGAACGCGGACGTTCAGGGACTCGAGTCCTTCGTTCGCGAGGCGCTGGCGGAGGCCGGAGTTCAAGCGGAGCTTCGCTGGCTTATCCCCGATCTGACCGGACCGTTGGTTCGGCTTCTGCAAGCGGGCGATGCGGATTTCGCCTCGGCGCCTGACGCCGTATTGTCTTCCCGGATAGGAAC from the Cohnella hashimotonis genome contains:
- a CDS encoding FtsW/RodA/SpoVE family cell cycle protein: MLNRLKKMDLIMLLCLFGFMAISVLLVRSATSIDAGYSGKPMQQLVFYAIGFVLILLTTLFNYRLLLKTWFVWYGLGLVLLVAVYLFATPVNGAKSWFELPGNIQFQPAEVVKIFLILTVAWLMGRRQGDPLSMRKDVLLIAAVSFVPFLLVMIQPDLGNATIYIFIVLGMLWIGNVRYSYVLIGLAAVVGGVLLFYTLFNSYNQEIKTYLEGHDKGHWYQRINTYIHPEEASADARRQTEYAKIAIGSGGLAGDGYMQGESKNRKFIPYTYSDSIFVVVGEEFGFQGAAVLLLLYFVFIYRMIIIAYQCIDIKGSFVIIGIASMLVFQIFQNVGMMIGLMPLTGITLPFVSYGGTSLLLNMLSIGLVFSIRAHQEKYTLED
- a CDS encoding M23 family metallopeptidase; this translates as MAKKPDKREAGRAGIAAGDAGSGGGAPSAPYAYRPYSPEELEADPELWWKERQRQLRMSAAWSPIVKTRRRAENDGIVAGAGPIGSLRSSGEKTLGDLPAAGAGIRNERNAGASVFAGGAAGASGVYDSGGTAGGPAGGSVGGSASGTAGAAVGGGGLYGGSVPIAPWYNDAAGPGAGRPPGRGYENQGMLARLRRGFVMRAAVALLLYGAAWGWLKWDLPGRGEAEAWMTLAVTQDMNFSAAEAWYGRAFGDSPSFLPVFRHGASDAEEVTAEWDGQATVVPVQGRVAETFKQNGSGVRIEADPGSAVNAVHSGRVIQVTTSSQGDATVLIQHAGRIVTVYGGVSAVSVRADDWVEAGGKLGVLGQAADGAGARTLYFAIRLGDRSLDPQEVIPFD
- a CDS encoding M50 family metallopeptidase encodes the protein MIKLGGIVFRFHPLFVLLMLLSVLTGRFQEMIALFFIVLLHELAHLWTALRFNWKVREVKLLPFGGVVETEEAGSVPVREEALVAAAGPAYNALLSLAAWGLGHFGLIDQAWADDFARASGLIAAFNLLPVLPLDGGRLLQCWFCLHFPYHRTLVWSVRISLLFSAAVILGALCPPLYGGLVHLNLLAIGLFLFASNWTYMRNLPFVFLRFLVRRAERSSSRIDSGTLAQPIVVSRHRQLSHVVRLLMKERYHLVYMMDHGKISRVLPEGQVIDGFLGSLTEGNADFRFFM
- a CDS encoding Rne/Rng family ribonuclease, whose translation is MKQLFVHCTRNVTQSSLLEDGVLTEFSVERSEGTSLVGNIYLGRIVNVLPGMQAAFVDIGLPKNAFLYVDDVLHPHLDRQPKTKPSIAELLKPGDRRVVQIMKEPLGGKGARITTHYSLPGRCLVYMPYADYVGVSKKIEQEHERARLKGLAEELREAGEGLILRTNAEGESRESLARDLEGLRNVWRHISERGATAEAPAELHRDFGLVQRTVRDVFKPDMEALIVDDERAYRDARAYLRQAAPHLEQRVRLHAEPQTLYEHFGIKAQIDQAFQRRVALRSGGYLVIDPTEALTVIDVNTGRYTGAIDLEETVFQTNLEAAAEIARLLRLRDIGGIVIVDFIDMTDEEHRKRVVDRIEETMRLDRTKCQVVGWTRLGLLEITRKKTRADLMSYFYETCIACKGTGRTYVR
- the rplU gene encoding 50S ribosomal protein L21 — protein: MYAIIETGGKQYKVQAGDVIFVEKLSAGEGDSVTFDKVLAVSSDKGFVTGAPLLSGASVTGKVEKHVKGEKIIVFHYKPKKNERKKQGHRQPYTKVTIESIQA
- a CDS encoding ribosomal-processing cysteine protease Prp — its product is MIKIDIRRDERQRIKSFEVSGHAGYDDPGKDIVCAGVSAVTVGAVNAIERLTGIVPKAKVKSGFLSADMPPEGVDSERVQLLLEGMVVALEDIAEEYAKHVRLKQ
- the rpmA gene encoding 50S ribosomal protein L27 — encoded protein: MLKLNLQLFASKKGVGSTKNGRDSQSKRLGAKRADGQAVTGGTILVRQRGTKIHPGNNVGIGKDDTLFALVEGVVKFERWGRDRKKVSVYPAPVAPVAAALE
- a CDS encoding Spo0B domain-containing protein; its protein translation is MPRQKIDGLMLAAATLLVPACAVVAWRDQWWPIVLFLVWAFAAALVAGIACRRAYRRETDRLAERASRDIVKSRQDLVGTLSHHRHDWMNELQILYGYLRMQKIDKAIAVVDRIKEDMERDSRISRLGSPELSAYLLSFRTFCDTMTLDARVDEHLQASCVVSAGPERVMRAAIGLINAYRVRASAATAEENMLRIVFLEASGELRIATIYEGAWSAWSSLREDVSQSLPDGARLSAPVEGDEEDDARKLTVVVPFD
- the obgE gene encoding GTPase ObgE; its protein translation is MFVDKAKIYVKGGDGGDGLVAFRRELYVPEGGPAGGDGGDGGDVVFQVDEGLRTLMDFRYQKHFKATRGEKGRNKSQHGANADDMIVRVPPGTVVYDDDTGEMIADLTQHGQAVVIAKGGRGGRGNTRFKSSVNTAPAIAENGEEGKERWVTLELKVMADVGLVGFPSVGKSTLLSVVSGARPKIGAYHFTTLTPNLGVVELGDDSSFVMADLPGLIEGAHAGVGLGHEFLRHVERTRVIVHVVDMSGLEGRDPFEDWVKINEELKLYNLKLTERPQIVAANKMDMPESEENLAAFKAKLAEVRSDIEVYPISSLTRAGVPELLYKTAEVLATAPDPAELAAQEAREAEEAEGVVYRLEHREEVHDYTISRDNETFVVEGESIERLLRRTQFGSYEAVMRFARIMRKIGLDADLRKRGAKNGNIIRIGDFEFEFFEGGEEEYLYEDE
- a CDS encoding ACT domain-containing protein; the encoded protein is MAEQYYAVREDLLPEGMRKAEQAKAMLRRGEAATINEAAERAGISRSAFYKYKDGVYPLDQTARESIATLSIDLEHRSGILSRMLALLADSGGNVLTITQSIPLQGLANVVVTIDAAQMTGGIGELVERLKALDGVRRASVVGRS
- a CDS encoding homoserine dehydrogenase — its product is MKPVKVGLMGLGTVGTGVVRIVEGHQADLQSQVASPIEIAKILVKDASKSRSVAIDASKLTEDPWELVRDEEIDIIVEVMGGVGATKELLLEALERGKHIVTANKDLMALHGQEILAKAKEKGCDVFYEASVAGGIPIIRTLIEGFSSDRITKIMGIVNGTTNYILTKMSQEGADYQDVLKEAQALGYAEADPTSDVEGLDAARKMTILSTLGFRANVALEDVDVRGISAVTQEDIRYAHQLGCEIKLLGIAERQDDYISVSVQPTLVRRSHPIASVNGVFNAVYVHGEAVGETMFYGPGAGEMPTATSIVADLVAVVKNMKLGVNGRQASLSYKEKKLKTDEQIASKYFMLLHVEDRAGVLMQIAQVFSKFDVSIESVMQPVTPDQQGAQLIISTHAADKASMKAVQKAFEELPAVKTIKSVYRVEG
- the thrB gene encoding homoserine kinase — encoded protein: MTEKATRPAADRVVVRVPASTANLGPGFDSLGMALSLYAWVDLAPAERTVVTLHGDHLEGVARDKSNLIYEVAQSVFAKAGVELPELAIGIRSDIPLTRGLGSSASAIVGALVAANALIGERLTQDELFQMATALEKHPDNVGASIYGGMIAAAWDGHRAEAVRFDPPAALRFLAAIPAFELATKSARGVLPRQVAREDAVFNVAHSSLLTAALATGRLDVLRHALRDKLHQPYRAPLIPGMERVLREAPEHGALGAVLSGAGPTLLALAEANADVQGLESFVREALAEAGVQAELRWLIPDLTGPLVRLLQAGDADFASAPDAVLSSRIGTEVRP